CGATGAGCAGTCAGAGGGAATCTGCTGGGGTGAACTTCTCAGCCAACCCGCCTATGCGGGAGCTGGCATCGAATCCCTATTCTGGGTGCGAGAGGCCGGATGTAGTTACGGAGAGCTGAACCCTTCTCAGCTGTCGAAGCTGGGCAGCCGAGGCAAAGCCGCGCGTGCCCTGGCACCCGGGCTGCGCAGGAGGCTGCAGCTGGATTGAACGCTCAGCGCAGTGCAGCGCTGCGGTTCACGATTTCAATTGCACGCATGGCAGCGGCCGCAGCCTCCTCCACATCACCTTCACGTCCCGCCAGGGTGAGACGTCCAAAGGCTCCGACCGCCTTCACGTCGACAAGCGTGATATTTGAGGCCTTTTCCGCTTCATTCGCGGCAATCAGCACATAGCCGGCGGGTTCGGTCTCCAGGATGAACATGCTCATGCCCGCCTCGATCATCGAGCCACGGCGGTTCTGGCGATTGATCAGCACGGCATGATCAGGGGTGATCGCCCTGATCACTTCCGTCCAGCTCACTTCGGCGGGATTCCGCTGCTCGATGGAACTGCCGATGGCCTCCAGCACCACATCGCCGGAGTGAAGCACCGTGCTCTGATCCCTGTGGTATAGAGCCATGGAACCAAAGGCCCGCTCCACCACCATCTGACCGAGACGGACATTGCTGGCTTTGAGGGCAATGTCGGTGACACGATGCACGGCCATGCCTGGTGAAACCTCCATCCAGAGGCAGGCATCGCCGGGGATCGGCAGAAATCCCTGACTCACCGATCCCATGTATGCGGCGAGCTGTGGCTGCAGGGAATCGATGAAAACATGGGTGCGCAGCTCGATCGACTGCACATGGCTGTTACGCCGCTTCAGCCGTATCGATTCTGAATCGGTGGTGACCACGCAGCTTGCACCACTCGCGGAAGAGTTCACCTCCGTACCGGTGACGAGAGCGCTTCCGCCAACCCGCCGCTCCCTGGCGTCGAAGCCGGCGAAACGATTCATGGCGCGGATCTTACCGGAAGCCGATCGGGAAACAGTGCGCAAGCGCTTGCACTGCCCGAAACAGCCGATAACTTCAGCCCAATCGCCCGTGAGCCATGGCTTCCGCCCCTAGAAAGTCAGAGGAACCTGGCCAGCTCTCCACCGAACTCAATGCCGAACAGGCCCTGGGACTGGTCAGCTACAGCCTGATGCAGCGTCTTGCCCGTGAAGGCCAGACCGAGATGCCTTGGCTCGAAACTGATGACAGCAGCCATGCCGGCATGGTGCGGCAGCTTCGCCAGAGACTTGAACTCACCTCCCTAGCCGTTGACAGCGGCGCACCACTGACGACAACGGAAGTGACCTATCTGCTCGGAGCTCGACCCGGAACTGAATCCGTTGAGAGGGGGGGCCTTACAGCCCGTCGTGTCAGCCGCAATGTCTGGCGACTGAGCCGCATGGACGACTCATCAGGGCGAGGCAGCAGCTTCGCGGATGATCGCTTCCGCCGCCGCCTCTGAAGAAGCTTGTTCAAACACTGACCTGATCGTCAGAGTCCTGATCAGGACCCCGACTTGTCATCAGACTTCGCGTCCGACTTGTCATCAGACTTGGCGTCCGACTTGTCATCTGAGCTGTCATCAACAACATCGATGCACACCGTTGTTGAAGCCAGTTGTTCACGTGCCGCGATCAGTGGAGCAGCCTTGCCCTTCAGTTGCTCGGCGGCGGCTGCCAAGGTCAGGTCCTTCTTCTTGCTGACTTCATCAACCGCCTTGCGGAAGATTTCCACCTGATCGCGGTACTCCTTCACTTCAGCCTTTTCAAGCTGCCCTTCAGCTTTGTTGAGAGCCGAAAGCGCATCCTTGAGCTTGTCGCCCGCCTTTTGAGCGTCCGCCACGGTGGAGTCCGGAGTGAGTCCATTGACCTGGCCCACGGCCGCGTCAACGTCAGCCTGGGCGGCGCATACGGCTTCAACGCCTTTGACAACCTTCACCTCATCCTTGTCAGCCTTCTTGTCAGCCGACTGGCAGGCCACGAGTGCCAGGCTCAACGCGAGAGCGGCAGGGAAAACACGCAGGGAGGGCATGAATGGATCTGAGTCGATCGCCGAAATGTACCGAGATTCACCATTTTCGACCGCAATGATCCCGAAGAGTTTCAGACACTTGCCCCGTTGAGCCAATCCGGAGTCATGGTGAAGGGAAGGACAGCTCAGGAATCCCGATGGGCGCCAATCTGCGTAAGGAATCTGGACCCCGAGAGGTGTTCTGTGGCCTGACATCGATCGTCTGGCTGCATCGACGCATGCCCGATGCCTTTTTTCTGGTTGTGGGGTCGCGCACCTGCGCCCATCTCATCCAGAGCGCAGCGGGCGTGATGATCTTTGCTGAGCCCAGATTCGGCACGGCGATTCTCAACGAACGAGACCTGGCAGGCCTGGCCGATGCCCATGATGAGCTGGACCGTGTGGCCCGTGAGTTACTGGCGCGACGTCCCGAGATCCGCACGCTGTTCCTGGTGGGTTCATGCCCGAGCGAAGTGATCAAGCTTGATCTTGCCCGCGCCGCTGAACGTCTCAACGAGGAATTGCAGGGCAGGGTTCGTGTGTTGAACTATTCCGGAAGCGGAATCGAAACCACGTTCACAGAGGGGGAGGACGGAGCTCTGTCTGCTCTGGTGCCCTTCTTACCGAGCACCGAAAAGCGACAGCTTCTGCTTGCCGGAACCCTGGCTGATGCGGTTGAGGACCGCCTGGTTCACCTGTTCGCCCGTCTGGGAATCGAGACTGTATGCAGCCTTCCGCCAAGGCAGTCCACGGAATTGCCGGGTGTTGGGCCGGGTACCACCGTGCTGCTCACCCAGCCCTTTCTGAGCAACACCGCACGCTTGCTCAAGGAACGGGGCGCCAAGGTGCTGAGTTCACCGTTTCCGCTCGGGGCGGAGGGCAGCCGCCGATGGATGGAGACAGCCTGCAGAGATTTCAACCTGCCAGGAGATCGGGTTGCTGCAGTGCTGGACCCTCTGGAAGAGAGAGCGCGCATAGCTCTTGAGCCCCACAGGGCGGAACTGTCTGGAAAACGCATTGTGCTGCTGCCGGAATCGCAGCTGGAAATTCCGCTTGCACGCTTTCTGCAGCGCGAGTGCGGTATGGAACTGGTGGAAGTTGGCACCCCTTATCTGAACCGCGAACAGATGGCGCCGGAACTGGAACTGCTGCCTGAGGGCACCGACGTGACGGAGGGTCAGCACGTGGAGCAGCAGCTGGACCGTGTTCGCGACCAGCATCCGGATCTTGTGGTGTGCGGGATGGGACTGGCCAACCCCCTGGAAGCGGAAGGCATCACCACCAAATGGTCGATCGAACTCGTGTTCAGCCCCATCCACGGCATCGACCAGGCCGGAGATCTGGCCGAATTGTTCTCACGCCCACTGCGCAGGAGGCAGCTCATTCATCCAGCACTGCATCCGCAGACATCGACACCTTCCATTCACGCCTGATTCCCATGCAACTGACGCTCTGGACATACGAAGGACCGCCGCATGTTGGGGCGATGCGCATCGCCGCCTCGATGCGTGGCGTGCACTACGTGCTGCATGCGCCTCAGGGTGACACCTATGCCGACCTTCTGTTCACGATGATCGAACGGCGCGGGCAGCGCCCACCGGTGACTTACACCACCTTTCAGGCACGCGACCTGGGAGGCGACACCGCCGAACTGGTGAAGCGGACTGTGCGTGAAGCGGCGGAACGTTTCCGTCCGGATGCACTGCTGGTGGGTGAAAGCTGCACCGCTGAACTGATTCAGGATCAACCGGGAGCCCTGGCCCAGGGCATGGGACTGAGCATGCCCGTTGTGACCCTGGAACTGCCCGCGTACAGCAAGAAGGAGAACTGGGGAGCAGCGGAAACGCTTTACCAGCTTGTGCGCAATCTGCTGAAGCCCCAGGTGCCTGAGCAGCCGCAGCATGATCCCAAGGCCTGGATGGCCGTCGGCCGTCGACCTCGGGTCAATCTGATCGGTCCCTCCCTGCTGGGATTTCGATGCCGTGATGACGTACTCGAAATCCAGAGACTGCTGACCGTGCACGGCATCGATGTCGGGGTGGTCGCTCCGCTGGGAGCGCAGGTCAGTGATATCGAGCGAATCCCGCAGGCAGATCTGAATGTTTGCCTCTATCCGGAGATCGCCGAATCGAGCTGCAGCTGGCTTCAGCGGAACTTCGGAATGCCATTCACACGCACGGTTCCGATCGGCGTCAGCGCCACCCACGACTTCCTGGTGGAATTGCACACGCTGCTGGGCATGGATCCGCCCACGGCGGAGGAGGGCTATCGCAGTTCAAGGCTGCCCTGGTATTCGGAATCCGTGGATTCCACCTATCTCACAGGTAAGCGGGTGTTCATTTTTGGCGACGGCAGTCACGCCCTGGCGGCAGCTCGCATCTGCAGTGAGGAGCTCGGATTCAAAGTGGTTGGCCTTGGCACCTACAGCCGCGAGATGGCCCGATCGGTCCGAACGGCCGCCAAGGAGCTCGGCCTTGAAGCACTGATCAGCGATGACTATCTGGAGGTCGAGGCGGCCATGGCCGACGCCGCTCCCGAGCTGGTGCTTGGAACGCAGATGGAACGACACAGCGCCAAGCGCCTGGGGATCCCGTGCGCCGTGATCAGCACACCGATGCATGTGCAGGACGTTCCGGCTCGCAACAGCCCTCAGATGGGATGGGAAGGCGCCAATGTGATTTTCGACGCCTGGGTGCATCCGCTGATGATGGGACTTGAGGAACATCTGATCGGCATGTTCCGCCACGACTTTGAGTTTGTGGACGGCCATCAAAGCCACCTGGGTCATCGCGGCGGGGCAGATCCATCCGCCGAAGACCTCCGCCCATCCACCGTGGTCATGAACCCTGAAGAGCAGGGACCGGTGTGGACTGCCGATGGCGAGGCGGAACTGAAAAAAATCCCCTTCTTTGTGCGTGGCAAGGTGCGCCGAAACACCGAAACCTATGCACGCCAGGAGGGGCGTATGGAGATCAGCAGCGAAACGCTCTATGACGCAAAAGCCCACTACAAGGCATGAGCAAATTCACTCATTTCTTTTAATCAATCCAAAGAAAATACGAGGTGCAAGCATTTCTGAAACGAAGGATCTTTTATTTGTTGGTGAATATCAGCTGGGGTGCATGTGTTGCTGTTGAATGAGATTGATCCCTTTTGCAAAGGTCCTGCATGACCACGACCCTGACGCGACCAGCTGACGGAGAAGGCAGTGTGCAGGTCCTTCAGGACCCGTCGCTGAACATCCAGGAGGAGACCCTGGTGATTGCCGTCTACGGCAAGGGCGGAATCGGCAAATCGACCACCTCCTCGAATCTTTCAGCCGCCTTCTCAAAGCTGGGCAAACGGGTGCTGCAGATCGGCTGCGACCCGAAACACGACAGCACCTTCACGCTCACGCACAAGATGGTGCCGACGGTGATTGACATCCTTGAGGAAGTGGACTTCCACAGTGAAGAGCTCCGACCCGAGGATTTCGTGTTCACCGGCTTCAATGGCGTGCAATGCGTTGAGAGCGGCGGTCCCCCCGCAGGCACTGGCTGCGGGGGCTATGTCACGGGGCAAACCGTGAAGCTGCTCAAGGAGCACCATCTGCTGGAAGACACCGATGTGGTGATTTTCGATGTGCTCGGGGATGTGGTTTGCGGAGGATTTGCTGCGCCGCTGCAGCATGCGAACTACTGCCTGATTGTGACCGCCAATGATTTCGATTCGATCTTTGCGATGAACCGGATCGTCCAGGCGATCCAGGCCAAGGCCAAGAACTACAAGGTGCGACTCGGAGGCGTTGTCGCCAACCGATCCGCCGATACCGATCAGATCGATAAGTTCAACAAGCGCACGGGCCTGAGAACAATGGCTCACTTCAAGGATGTGGATGCCATTCGCCGCTCCCGCCTGAAGAAGTGCACCATCTTTGAAATGGACGACGACGACGACGCAGTACGAGCCTGTCGCCAGGAATATCTCAACCTTGCGCAGAACATGCTCGACAAGGTCGAACCCCTCGAGGCCGTCTCATTGAAGGATCGGGAAATCTTCGACCTGCTTGGGTTCGACTGAGCCTTAACTTTTCTCGTTCAGCCCCACTAACCCCAATGACAGCTCCCAGACCCTTCTGGCGGTCTGGGAGTCGGTGACCTTATCGGACAAGTCCTGACTGAACTGCTGTCCGTTTTTCTTCTGACGGTTGCCCCAGCTCCAATGCACCCCGGATTCTGCAAAATCCGGATCAGCAACCACCTGGGCAACACGCTCACCCGCCAGCAGTTGGGAGACATAACCACCGGTGATGTTCTTCTGAAACCAAGGAAAGATTTTTCTGAAAAGCCTCGGAGCGTTTCGGAAGAGAGGAGTGTCGGCAACACACCCTGGGTAGAGGGAGGTGAAGCTGATGCCGGTTTCGCGGTGAAGGCGCCGGTGCAGTTCCTGCGTGGTGATCATGTTGCAGAGCTTGCTGTCCTTGTAGGCCTTCCCGGGCTTGAAGCGCTTGCCGCTGGCCATCGAAACAGGCTGCTTGAAACCGGCCTCGAATCCGGAGAGATCACCGAGATCAGCAGGAGCAGGTATTGGAATCTTGCCTCCGAGCTCCTTGGAATTCGCAGTGACCGTGCCAAGAATCACCACGCGGCGAGAGGGGTGTGTGGAAGCCCTAAGACGCCCCATCAGCAACTGAACCAGCAGGAAATGGCCGAAGTGATTCGTGGCCATCGAGATCTCGTAACCCTGAGGGGAGCGCTCTGGTTGTTTCAGCTTGGGTTTGTAGACGGCAGCGTTGCAGACCAATGCATCGATCTGGTCAGGCAGTCCCTCCACCGCCTGGCGGACACTGTCCAGATCACCAAGATCCATCAGCACGTGCTTCAACCGCTGTGCGGGCAGGCCCAGCTCATCGGCAGCGGCGGCGGCACGCTGAGGAGAACGGTTAGCAGTGATCACAGTCCAGCCCTGTTGCACGAGAGCTCGTGTGGCATTCAGGCCGACCCCGGATGTGGTTCCGGTGATCAGAACAGTGCCTGGAACGGGCATCGGGAGGGCTGTGAAGATGGCTCAGTCTGCCGCTCAGACCACGTGCACAACGACCTCCGGTCACGAATCTCAGCGGGCAGTTGGCAGCACAGACACCAGATCGTCAGCGCCAGATCACCCGTAAACGGTTCGGAGCAATCCATTGCTCCTGCTCATCCATCAGGCGCTCGTCGCCCCCAAGGGTGAACAGGGTGTCAAAGCGTTGTTGCAGTCCCTGCAACTTGGTGGCTTCCACATCCACCACTGCCGCCAGCTCTCCATGTCGGTCGAGCCGCTCCTGATATGCCATCGACAACCGCACGACACTGACCACGCCCAGAAAAATCAGGCCACCCTTCACTGCAAGCGCCAGGGAACTGCACAACAGTTCTCTCCGATCATTCTGCTGCTGAAGCAAGGCCGCCAGAGAGGCGGCATCAGGTGCTGAAGAAACGGCTTTCTGCATGCCCGCTTGTAACGCGGCGCACCGTTCGTGCCAAGAGGCCCAGGGCAGCTCAGGCGCGATAGAGGCTCACGCAGAGACGTATCGCGAGGATACCGGCGTGTGCAGCCACCACGAGAGCGATGAAGATTTCGGCCTGGGTAAGGGTGCTGACCATGACGGAAGCTTGAAACCTTTGCATTCTTTCCTGTACAGGCCTCAGGGCGCCATCATTCGCAAAGGCCTGTCACACCCGCATGGAAGCCTTGAGTCCTGATTCCCTGGTGACCATCGACGCAAAAGCGATCAGGACACTGAACCTGCAGGCTCTTTCAGTCTGGATGGAACGCCCTCTTCAGGTCCTGCTCGATGGCGGTGCTGTTCTGGAACTGCGCTACGAATGGCCGCGAGAAGTCGATGACCCCAGAGAACTGAGCGAATGTCCGGAGCCTCGGCTTTGGGCCCTGCGTGCAGACGCTCGCTACCCCTGGCTCCCGTTGTTGCTGGATCGCAGCGGCGGAAGCCTGGCGCAGCATGTGGCGATGTTGGTTCCCCACGATTTCAGCTCCAGTGAAGGCATCCGCTTCGATCCTCAGGCTCTTGAGCTGTGGATCACCCATCGCCTGATGCTGCTGAACCAGCTGGGCAGCTCCTCGGAGGTGTCAGGAGGTCAGCGCGGCAACCTCAGCCTGATGGCCGCCAGTCTTGGCTTCGAGCTGGATGGTGGTTTCTGGGAGCTGCTCGATCAGTCACCATGAATCAACCCATACGGAACTGGGCCGGATTGCCCCTGCTGCTATTGACCCTCTGCTCGGGGAGCTGCGGATCCGAAGCGGAACTCGTTTTACCTGTTCAGCGCTCCGAGCCAGCACCCCAACAAGCCGCTCCAAAGCCAACACCACCTGGCCAGGCTGGGCCAAACCATGCGTTGCTGGCCCGCCTGCAAGGACAGGAACTTGAACTCAAAGCTCAACGCACTGACATTCGACGAACGGATGGACAACGCCAGTGGCTGCTGGAACTGCACCATGGCCAAACCGTGCTGGCCAGCTGGCCTGCTGTGAGCGGAACCCCAAGCAGCCAGGGCCTTGATCGGCGCTGGTCTCCTGGCAACGGAGCTCCCTTGCCGCAGGGTGACTACAGCCTGGGTCCCGCGGAACCCTGGGGCGAGGACATCTGGATCACGCTCGCCCCCCGTTTTGACACCAGCCGCAGCGGACTGGGGATTCACCACTGCAATCCAGGCAGCGGCTGTCTCTGCCTGCCGGATCGTTCTTCGCTGCTGGCTCTCAAGGCCTGGATGCAGGAGGTCGAGCTCAAACAGCTCAGGGTGTTGAACTGATCCCACACAGTCACACCCCCTGTAACGCCAGCTGAACAGCCCTTCTGCCGCTGTCGACCGCCAGCAACAGCGACAGCAGCTTGAGCAGCCAAGCGAGTGTTCCGGTATTCACCCGATCCAACCGGGCGGCCGTCCACTGGGCGGCGAAGGCAGCAACGGCTCCGAGCACAAGGCCCAGCATCCACTGACCACGTCCTTCGTGGAGAAATTGCAATGAAGCGGCACTGGCCGAGCAGGCCACAGCCAGCGTACTGAGACGAATCGCCTGCCGAATCGGCACCGACAGGCCGCTCACCATCAATGGAACCATCAGAAGCCCGCCGCCGAGCCCGAGCATCCCGCCCGCCAGCCCAGCAACAGAGCCAACGGCCGTGAGACCTTTCAAAGGCAGAGGCTGATCAGATTCAGGACCCAGATCACGACGATCACCACGAATCGTGAGCGCCAGCAGCAGATAAAGCAATGCCTGAAGTGTTAGCAACTGCCAGCCTGCGGCGAGTCGACCAAGACGGCTGAACACCAGCGCGGTGGCAAAGGCTGAGAGACCAATGGCCAAGCCTGGCCTGAGCTGAAGCGTGCGCGCGCGCCAATGGGTGTAACTGCCGCCGATCGCCGTAGGCACAATCGCAAATGTGCTTGTTGCCAGAGCTTGGTGGGGACTGAGGCCCATCCAAAGCAGAAGAGGCGCGAAAATCAGACCACCACCGATTCCCAGCAGACCGGCCAGAGCTCCTGCCAGGAGCCCTAATGGCACGGCAAGAAGCACATCAGCCAATGTCATCGCCGCCTTGTCAGGTAACTGAGTGGTATCAATGACTCTCGTAATTCATAAGACGGGTTTTACCACGGTTTCTGCGAGAGCTTCTGACGTCCAATAATCCGTCTTTCCGGTAAGCGTCATCGGAACTCGTCCATGAAGGCTTTGACCTCTTTGCAGAACTCTGCTTGCTCCTTTCACTCCTCCTCAACAGCTTCCATTTCACGGAACTGATACTTAGCAATCTTGAGCACGGTTGCCTAAGGGCGTCCAAGCTTTTCGCTGGGTACCTCATGGTCACCACCCAAGCCATGCAGGAGTGACTTATTTGAGATGTGATGGTTCTGCTCGTTTGTGACCTGCTGAGAGAGAAGCAGGTTCATTGCCTTGAGGCGCGGATCGACTTGATCACTGACCTCCTTGACTGCCCTCTGACCAACCCGATGTCGACCATCTCCCAACTCACCAGCCTGCTGTTGCAGCACAGCTGGCCGCTTCTCAACCCTGACTCCAAGAGAGGATTTCGTTAAAGGCCTAGGAAGTCTGGCTTCGTCGTCCTGCAGCAACTGCTGCCAATCAAAAGCGCTAGTCAGTTATGCACTTTGATATAAATCGACCCATTTGTGCAGCTTTTTGAAACGATTCCTGTCTTCACTCCATTGTATATATCCACGCTTGAAAGGCAGCTTGAGTCTGTCTTTATATTCATGCTTTGGATTCCTTCTTCTCCGAAGTCATCCATGTACTGAGGGCAATTGCTTCTAATAGACCTTTTAAAATTAACCTCAGCATTTTGGTTCTCGACTGAGCCTTGTGGTGCTGAGTATTTTCTCGAGCTAGCAGTTCCATCCATCATTGCTAGCTGCAGAGCATTGGTGTGTGATCTTCCCTGCTTTCTTGCCTCACAGTACTTACCTGCAGCAATATTTCCATATTTCAGAGCACCAGTCTGGGCATGAGCCACCTCATTGACAGCAAGCAATCCCGCAACAAGCAGTAGTAAAACAGTTTTCATTCTTTTGGCTTTCATGCTCACTTTTTAGATTGGCTTGCTTCTGCTTCTCAACGCCTCCCGCTTTTGGGGGATATTCGCTGAGAGTTTGCTTAGTCAAAAAACTTGGCGGTCGCCTCCACTTTGACTTTCAGGATGGCCTGGCGTGCCCTTGCGGCTGTTTTGACCGGATCCCTGGTCTTAAAGCTCTTCACGCGGTGCTAGCCATCGAGCAAGATCTACACAACGCAGATACCGTTGAAACGTTGCTGAATTGGTTTTCGTGGACTTCCCATGACTGCCGTTTCACGAGTTTTACAACGATGACAAGGTAAAAAACCTGTGGTGATCAGTTCTAAAAAGGAAACATGGTCATTGCCGCCATGATGCTGCCAGCATTTTGCAGCTCCGAGCCTTCTCGCCACGGTCGCCTACTGCCCAACCTCACGCTCAACGGTGCCGAGCAGATGGCCTTGGATGCCCTCCTGCTTGAGCAGTGTTGGACCAAGGGGCAGAACCAACCGATCTTGCGCTTCTATAACTGGAAGAGGCCATCTCTCTCCCTGGGCAGACATCAACGGGACATTCCAGATCCATGGCTCAGCCTGGCAAGAACAGGGCAGCTGGATCTCCTGCGACGCCCCAGTGGCGGCGGCGCCGTGCTCCACGCCGGTGGGCTGACCTACGCACTGGTGTGGCCCGAAGCGCCTCGACAGAAGCGTGAGGCTTACCTGCAGGTGAACCGATGGATCACTGCAGGTTTCGCACAGCTGGGCGTGAGCCTCCATCCCGGCGACTCCCCTGCAGAGGCCGGCGCCATCAATTGCTTTGCCCGTTCAACAACAGCCGACCTTGTGGATGGACATGGGACCAAACGCATTGGCAGTGCTCAGTACTGGCAGCACGGTCATCTTCTACAGCATGGCGAAATTCCACTGACCCCTCCTACTGATCTCTGGCAAGTCGTGTTCGGGAACGATCCACCGCGGTGGACGCCGGCGTCACCTGATGCCTCAGCCGTGCAAAGCGC
Above is a window of Synechococcus sp. BIOS-E4-1 DNA encoding:
- a CDS encoding BMC domain-containing protein, with protein sequence MNRFAGFDARERRVGGSALVTGTEVNSSASGASCVVTTDSESIRLKRRNSHVQSIELRTHVFIDSLQPQLAAYMGSVSQGFLPIPGDACLWMEVSPGMAVHRVTDIALKASNVRLGQMVVERAFGSMALYHRDQSTVLHSGDVVLEAIGSSIEQRNPAEVSWTEVIRAITPDHAVLINRQNRRGSMIEAGMSMFILETEPAGYVLIAANEAEKASNITLVDVKAVGAFGRLTLAGREGDVEEAAAAAMRAIEIVNRSAALR
- a CDS encoding ferredoxin:protochlorophyllide reductase (ATP-dependent) subunit N, producing MGANLRKESGPREVFCGLTSIVWLHRRMPDAFFLVVGSRTCAHLIQSAAGVMIFAEPRFGTAILNERDLAGLADAHDELDRVARELLARRPEIRTLFLVGSCPSEVIKLDLARAAERLNEELQGRVRVLNYSGSGIETTFTEGEDGALSALVPFLPSTEKRQLLLAGTLADAVEDRLVHLFARLGIETVCSLPPRQSTELPGVGPGTTVLLTQPFLSNTARLLKERGAKVLSSPFPLGAEGSRRWMETACRDFNLPGDRVAAVLDPLEERARIALEPHRAELSGKRIVLLPESQLEIPLARFLQRECGMELVEVGTPYLNREQMAPELELLPEGTDVTEGQHVEQQLDRVRDQHPDLVVCGMGLANPLEAEGITTKWSIELVFSPIHGIDQAGDLAELFSRPLRRRQLIHPALHPQTSTPSIHA
- a CDS encoding ferredoxin:protochlorophyllide reductase (ATP-dependent) subunit B; its protein translation is MQLTLWTYEGPPHVGAMRIAASMRGVHYVLHAPQGDTYADLLFTMIERRGQRPPVTYTTFQARDLGGDTAELVKRTVREAAERFRPDALLVGESCTAELIQDQPGALAQGMGLSMPVVTLELPAYSKKENWGAAETLYQLVRNLLKPQVPEQPQHDPKAWMAVGRRPRVNLIGPSLLGFRCRDDVLEIQRLLTVHGIDVGVVAPLGAQVSDIERIPQADLNVCLYPEIAESSCSWLQRNFGMPFTRTVPIGVSATHDFLVELHTLLGMDPPTAEEGYRSSRLPWYSESVDSTYLTGKRVFIFGDGSHALAAARICSEELGFKVVGLGTYSREMARSVRTAAKELGLEALISDDYLEVEAAMADAAPELVLGTQMERHSAKRLGIPCAVISTPMHVQDVPARNSPQMGWEGANVIFDAWVHPLMMGLEEHLIGMFRHDFEFVDGHQSHLGHRGGADPSAEDLRPSTVVMNPEEQGPVWTADGEAELKKIPFFVRGKVRRNTETYARQEGRMEISSETLYDAKAHYKA
- the bchL gene encoding ferredoxin:protochlorophyllide reductase (ATP-dependent) iron-sulfur ATP-binding protein, with amino-acid sequence MTTTLTRPADGEGSVQVLQDPSLNIQEETLVIAVYGKGGIGKSTTSSNLSAAFSKLGKRVLQIGCDPKHDSTFTLTHKMVPTVIDILEEVDFHSEELRPEDFVFTGFNGVQCVESGGPPAGTGCGGYVTGQTVKLLKEHHLLEDTDVVIFDVLGDVVCGGFAAPLQHANYCLIVTANDFDSIFAMNRIVQAIQAKAKNYKVRLGGVVANRSADTDQIDKFNKRTGLRTMAHFKDVDAIRRSRLKKCTIFEMDDDDDAVRACRQEYLNLAQNMLDKVEPLEAVSLKDREIFDLLGFD
- a CDS encoding protochlorophyllide reductase; translated protein: MPVPGTVLITGTTSGVGLNATRALVQQGWTVITANRSPQRAAAAADELGLPAQRLKHVLMDLGDLDSVRQAVEGLPDQIDALVCNAAVYKPKLKQPERSPQGYEISMATNHFGHFLLVQLLMGRLRASTHPSRRVVILGTVTANSKELGGKIPIPAPADLGDLSGFEAGFKQPVSMASGKRFKPGKAYKDSKLCNMITTQELHRRLHRETGISFTSLYPGCVADTPLFRNAPRLFRKIFPWFQKNITGGYVSQLLAGERVAQVVADPDFAESGVHWSWGNRQKKNGQQFSQDLSDKVTDSQTARRVWELSLGLVGLNEKS
- the psaM gene encoding photosystem I reaction center subunit XII; this translates as MVSTLTQAEIFIALVVAAHAGILAIRLCVSLYRA
- a CDS encoding CRR6 family NdhI maturation factor; protein product: MEALSPDSLVTIDAKAIRTLNLQALSVWMERPLQVLLDGGAVLELRYEWPREVDDPRELSECPEPRLWALRADARYPWLPLLLDRSGGSLAQHVAMLVPHDFSSSEGIRFDPQALELWITHRLMLLNQLGSSSEVSGGQRGNLSLMAASLGFELDGGFWELLDQSP
- a CDS encoding sulfite exporter TauE/SafE family protein, producing MTLADVLLAVPLGLLAGALAGLLGIGGGLIFAPLLLWMGLSPHQALATSTFAIVPTAIGGSYTHWRARTLQLRPGLAIGLSAFATALVFSRLGRLAAGWQLLTLQALLYLLLALTIRGDRRDLGPESDQPLPLKGLTAVGSVAGLAGGMLGLGGGLLMVPLMVSGLSVPIRQAIRLSTLAVACSASAASLQFLHEGRGQWMLGLVLGAVAAFAAQWTAARLDRVNTGTLAWLLKLLSLLLAVDSGRRAVQLALQGV
- a CDS encoding lipoate--protein ligase family protein, giving the protein MVIAAMMLPAFCSSEPSRHGRLLPNLTLNGAEQMALDALLLEQCWTKGQNQPILRFYNWKRPSLSLGRHQRDIPDPWLSLARTGQLDLLRRPSGGGAVLHAGGLTYALVWPEAPRQKREAYLQVNRWITAGFAQLGVSLHPGDSPAEAGAINCFARSTTADLVDGHGTKRIGSAQYWQHGHLLQHGEIPLTPPTDLWQVVFGNDPPRWTPASPDASAVQSALISSFSKGLSTHDWTDQPLSPEERSLMQQGGERYRLGVSAL